CGTGCCGGCGCTCTGGACTTTCGCCGGATTGGCCGGCGGGCTCATGGCGGGGCTGCTGCTGCGTGGCACCGCGATCGAGCCAGCGCTTCTCGCTGTCGCGCAGCCGATCGGAACGCTCTGGCTGCGCGCCTTGCAGATGACGATCCTGCCGCTGGTGTCGGCCCTGCTGTTCACCGGGATAGTGCAGACGGTCGCCGCGGCGCAGGCCGGTGCACTCGCCCGCCGCACCCTGGGCCTCTTTGCGCTCGTGCTGACCGCGGGGACGCTTTTCACCGTGGTGGCTCTGCCCCTGCTGCTCGAAAGCTTCCCGGTTCCCCGCGAGGCGGTCGCGGCGCTGGGCGGCATGGCCAAGGCGGAGCCGGGCACGGTGCCTGGCCTCGCCGAGTTCCTGCTCTCGCTGGTGCCGGCCAACGTGTTCGAAGCCGCCGCACAGAACGCCATGGTTCCGGTCATCGTCTTCATCAGCTTCTTCGCCCTGGCGGCGACGCGACTGGCCGCGCCGCAGCGCGACCTGCTGGCGGGTTTCTTCGCGGCGCTGGCGGCGGCGATGATGGTGGTGATCGGCTGGGTGCTGGCGCTGGCGCCGGTCGGCGTCTTCACCCTGGCTTTCGCCGTGGCGGCGCAGAGCGGCTCGGCGGTGATCGCGGCTCTCGCGCACTATATCGTGTTGGTTGCCGCGATGGGCTTCTCGGTGTTCCTGGGCGGCTACCTCGTAGCGGTTGTCGGCGGGCGGTTGCCGTTGGGCGCTTTCGCTCGTGCGGTCGTGCCTTCGCAGACCGTCGCCTTCTCGACGCAGAGCTCGCTCGCCAGCCTGCCGGCGATGCTCGCCGCCTGCCAGACGCTGGGCGTGGCGCGGGCGACCGCCGATTTCGTCCTGCCACTTGCAGTGGCGCTGTTCCGCGCGACCAGCCCGGCGATGAACGTCGCGGTGGTGATCTACGTCGCCTACCTGACGAACACCCCGATCACCGCGATGACGATGGCTGCGGGCGTCGGCGTCGCGCTGGTGACGACCTGGGGCACGATCTCGCTGCCCGGCACGATCAGCTTCATCGCCTCGACTGGCCCGATCGCGCTGGCCATGGGCGTGCCGCTCGAACCGCTGGCGCTGCTCGTCGCGGTCGAGATGCTGCCCGACGTCATGCGCACGGTTGGCAACGTGACGATGGACGTCGCCGTCACCGCCACGGTCGACCGGCGAACGCGATTGCGGAGCGGCGGTTGATGGCCAGGGCGACCCGCGCGACGCTGGCACTCGGAAAGGCCGGCGTCGAATTCACCGTCCACGCATATGACTATGATCCGAATGCCGATTCCATCGGCCTCGCTGCGGCCGACGCGCTGGGCGAGGATCCGGCGCGCGTGCTCAAGACGCTGATGACCAAGATCGACGGCAAGCCCGTCTGCGCGATCGTCCCGTCGAACCGCGAAGTGGCGATGAAGAGACTCGCCGCCGCCTGCCACGGCAAGTCAGCCGAGATGATGAAACCCGCCGACGCCGAACGACTGACCGGCTACAAGGTCGGCGGCATCAGCCCCTTCGGCCAGATGCGCAAGGTGCCGGTACTGATCGAGGAAGCCGCGCTGGCCGAGCCCTACGTGTTCATCAACGGCGGGCAGCGCGGGCTGCAGGTGCGGCTGGCGCCGGGCGACGCGGCGCGGATTTTGAGGGCGACAGTGGCGGTTTTGGCGGCCTGAGACGCTTCAAAGGGTATGGAGGATTGGCTCTTTTTCCTGACCCTTCCAGTCGAGCGTAGCCGCAAGCAATGCTGTCATGACCGTGCAACGATCCGCGTCATTCCCCTCGTTCTGCAGCGCCAACTTGATAGTCGGCAAAGACAGGCCCGTGCTGGTTTGCACACGTTCGATGATCGCACCCGGTATTCGCGCGTTGAAACCGCCGCGAGGCTTGGGCAGTGCGAGCCGCCTTTGCTCAAGCAGGGCTGCAGCAAGCTTTTGCTCTTGCGCATGAAGAGGCTCGGGCAGCGAAACGCGCGGATCGAGCGCAGCTGTACGGTACAAGCTCATGCAGGTCCCCGGCCCCAGCGCCTGCAGCGCCTTTAGATAGCCCAGCCGGAGCCGCATCGCCGCGGCGAGGTCGCTACCGCCCGCTGCCTGCCCGACCTCATAGACGCGGCCCCGCACGAGGTTGGCGATACTGTGCCGGAAATCGTCGTCGCTGTTGCTGGCGCGACGAGCGATCTGCAGGTTGGCGCGGATCGTTGCGGCCAGCTCGGGATCGGCTTCCGCGACGCGCGCGAGCGTCATGCCTGGGCCGAACAGATCGGCTGCCAGGTTGTCCAGCAACGTGGCGTCGGCTACCTGATCCTCATAAGTGGAAACAATCGGCAGAGGGGGCGTCGCGGGCACCTCATCGCTGCTCCCCATCGAGCGAACGATGGCCATGAGGATCTGAAAGGCGATGATGCTGCCGAACCACCACCCTCTGAAGCGCCATCTGATCGACCAACCCTGCGATCCCGATCCAAGGCTCGGCGATTCCCAGGAATAGACCCGCTGCGGATCGAGATGGTGTTCAAGTTCAGGAAAATGCTTGCGGACGCCTTCGAGCAATTGCCGCACGTCTCCGCCC
The window above is part of the Novosphingobium sp. G106 genome. Proteins encoded here:
- the ybaK gene encoding Cys-tRNA(Pro) deacylase; the encoded protein is MARATRATLALGKAGVEFTVHAYDYDPNADSIGLAAADALGEDPARVLKTLMTKIDGKPVCAIVPSNREVAMKRLAAACHGKSAEMMKPADAERLTGYKVGGISPFGQMRKVPVLIEEAALAEPYVFINGGQRGLQVRLAPGDAARILRATVAVLAA
- a CDS encoding dicarboxylate/amino acid:cation symporter; translation: MAETDQTTASFPEIRVPALWTFAGLAGGLMAGLLLRGTAIEPALLAVAQPIGTLWLRALQMTILPLVSALLFTGIVQTVAAAQAGALARRTLGLFALVLTAGTLFTVVALPLLLESFPVPREAVAALGGMAKAEPGTVPGLAEFLLSLVPANVFEAAAQNAMVPVIVFISFFALAATRLAAPQRDLLAGFFAALAAAMMVVIGWVLALAPVGVFTLAFAVAAQSGSAVIAALAHYIVLVAAMGFSVFLGGYLVAVVGGRLPLGAFARAVVPSQTVAFSTQSSLASLPAMLAACQTLGVARATADFVLPLAVALFRATSPAMNVAVVIYVAYLTNTPITAMTMAAGVGVALVTTWGTISLPGTISFIASTGPIALAMGVPLEPLALLVAVEMLPDVMRTVGNVTMDVAVTATVDRRTRLRSGG